The following proteins are encoded in a genomic region of Leptospira wolbachii serovar Codice str. CDC:
- a CDS encoding LIC_11366 family protein, with protein MSRCIVILPFLVFMISSIVFGNLASEPSGMEVGLRYGGGERIPGRFDGDLKQFSSTFSPLIASDVNLSGGRSTNLYEGFVRFLLDSRSRVGFVVGRNDWQMLHLTEVTSDFYYTKLRSEIYSYHFLGMYYFNVPVFRNWEWENGLGGGFTSADWNVRGYSAGGGLPPDTQYFNQKGRLRGSGLAYRVETAINHRLYENTFFQLGLGYHYVAIDKFSGNYNGETSSFYIRADGKVGVVDDTRIIDATVSSAQTFRRLDMNSGSWVLYFSVFQRFLD; from the coding sequence ATGTCAAGATGTATTGTGATCCTTCCGTTTCTGGTTTTTATGATTTCTTCTATTGTCTTTGGCAACTTGGCCTCCGAACCTTCTGGAATGGAAGTGGGATTACGGTATGGTGGCGGAGAAAGAATTCCAGGGCGATTTGATGGAGACCTAAAACAGTTCTCATCAACCTTCAGTCCCTTGATTGCTTCTGACGTAAATTTAAGTGGTGGCAGATCTACCAATTTGTATGAGGGGTTTGTTCGATTCCTGTTGGACTCAAGGTCTCGAGTCGGTTTTGTTGTTGGAAGGAATGACTGGCAAATGCTACACCTAACCGAAGTTACAAGTGACTTTTACTATACAAAACTTCGTTCCGAAATTTATTCCTATCATTTTTTGGGAATGTATTACTTTAATGTGCCTGTATTTCGAAACTGGGAATGGGAAAATGGATTGGGTGGAGGGTTTACTTCCGCAGATTGGAACGTTCGAGGATATTCTGCAGGTGGTGGTTTACCTCCTGATACTCAGTACTTCAATCAAAAAGGAAGACTGAGGGGAAGTGGACTCGCCTACAGAGTAGAAACTGCCATCAATCATAGGTTATACGAAAATACATTTTTTCAACTTGGACTTGGATACCATTATGTAGCTATCGATAAGTTTAGTGGAAATTATAACGGAGAAACCTCTAGTTTCTATATCCGAGCTGATGGTAAGGTAGGTGTCGTTGATGATACAAGGATCATTGATGCCACTGTGAGCAGTGCACAAACTTTCAGAAGGTTGGATATGAATTCCGGATCATGGGTTCTTTATTTTTCAGTCTTCCAAAGGTTTTTGGATTGA
- a CDS encoding arsenate reductase family protein, giving the protein MNLQIFGTKKCKDSKKAQLFFQERRVPFQFINLQEKEMSKGELRSILGSVKLDDLIDTESKVYEDKNLKYMLYDKEEALLTNPLLFKTPIVRDGKRATIGFVPDIWKQWISESKK; this is encoded by the coding sequence ATGAACCTCCAAATCTTCGGAACCAAAAAATGCAAAGATTCTAAGAAGGCACAGTTGTTCTTTCAGGAACGTCGTGTACCTTTTCAATTCATCAACCTTCAAGAAAAAGAAATGAGCAAAGGGGAACTTAGGTCCATTTTAGGAAGTGTGAAATTAGATGATTTGATTGATACGGAATCGAAAGTTTACGAAGACAAAAATCTAAAATATATGTTATACGACAAAGAGGAAGCCCTACTCACAAATCCACTGTTATTCAAAACACCGATAGTTCGGGATGGCAAACGTGCCACCATCGGCTTTGTTCCCGATATCTGGAAACAATGGATTTCAGAATCTAAAAAATAA
- the asd gene encoding archaetidylserine decarboxylase (Phosphatidylserine decarboxylase is synthesized as a single chain precursor. Generation of the pyruvoyl active site from a Ser is coupled to cleavage of a Gly-Ser bond between the larger (beta) and smaller (alpha chains). It is an integral membrane protein.), producing the protein METLFQNGSKFNLILGSDILSPYFYLILVASLYLSFRLGFPQIRFLFLALKILTGNMDFKGSKGQLVHSQAFFAGIGSSLLAGSVIGTGLAIAYGGIGVLFWIWVMSLFVMPIRFVSSTLAVKFRNQLPSGRYLSGPMYFIEKALRAKWLAVAFSLASMVTVLLFGGIFPFVGLTYITKEGLNLSGLSGPISISVILLFIVIGGVRRVGRAASILAPIGIILFIFGYVSLFSNGMISFFGFLSDVTKEAFSIKALQGGGAFGILRALSVSLSTFFLSTETAVGKSSGIAGVVRTDYAAKQGLVSMLASFFEGFVMATLVGFVLYSYGAVNLDTILSFPNRILEQKESLPAILFFVSFLCFGVLSLAGWFYSGEQNAFYVFGEKFSNFFRMLFIGSTLGFAYLYVKYGIDVLVFVMHWGYIAAVITSVPLLVSLMLLGKSANLELKKYLSESGARYEIFKDIYLLFLTLLPKNLISKIFGYFSTLRLPRFMMIPILKAFAKAYKINLSEAELEIKEYPSLNQFFTRALRAEARIIDSAANAVVSPTDSKITSFGNINQSTIIQAKGIDYSVKELLGSEKYYPHFTNGKYITFYLSPQDYHRIHSPFAGQILGYYYEPGKLFPVNDLAVLNIRGLFPKNERLITFLQTEYGKIAVIKVGASNVGKIRVTYDNKIVTNNWIRFAKEHHYKDVSIMIDKGSELGRFEMGSTVILVFENDTIDLTNIALGDKIQYGTTVGNFRSKTTKLPVKA; encoded by the coding sequence ATGGAAACACTCTTTCAAAACGGATCTAAGTTTAATCTGATTTTAGGATCGGACATCCTGAGCCCTTATTTCTATCTCATCCTTGTCGCCTCGCTCTATTTGAGTTTTCGGTTGGGATTTCCACAAATTCGTTTTCTCTTTCTCGCACTCAAGATCCTTACGGGCAATATGGACTTCAAAGGTTCCAAAGGCCAGTTGGTTCACTCACAAGCCTTCTTTGCTGGGATTGGATCCTCGCTGCTTGCGGGTTCTGTCATTGGAACAGGCCTTGCCATCGCCTATGGTGGAATTGGCGTTCTTTTTTGGATTTGGGTGATGAGTTTGTTTGTGATGCCCATTCGTTTTGTGTCCTCCACTTTGGCGGTGAAGTTTCGAAACCAACTTCCAAGCGGGCGTTATCTATCTGGCCCCATGTATTTTATCGAGAAGGCCTTACGTGCCAAGTGGCTTGCTGTTGCATTTTCACTAGCGAGTATGGTAACTGTCCTTTTGTTTGGTGGGATTTTCCCTTTTGTGGGGCTCACTTATATCACAAAAGAGGGTTTGAATTTATCCGGGCTTTCGGGTCCCATTTCTATTTCTGTAATTTTACTTTTTATCGTAATTGGTGGTGTTAGGCGGGTGGGACGCGCTGCTTCGATTCTTGCGCCCATCGGAATCATTCTTTTTATTTTTGGATATGTATCCCTTTTTTCCAATGGAATGATTTCCTTTTTCGGATTTTTGTCCGATGTCACAAAAGAAGCTTTTTCCATCAAAGCTTTGCAAGGTGGTGGAGCTTTCGGAATTTTACGGGCTCTTTCCGTTTCTTTGAGTACTTTCTTTTTGTCTACGGAAACTGCGGTTGGGAAGTCTTCAGGAATTGCGGGTGTGGTTCGAACCGACTATGCTGCAAAACAAGGTTTGGTAAGTATGCTCGCTTCCTTTTTTGAAGGTTTTGTTATGGCGACTCTTGTTGGCTTTGTTTTATATTCGTATGGGGCAGTCAATTTAGATACTATCTTATCATTTCCGAATCGAATTTTAGAACAAAAAGAATCGTTACCTGCTATTTTGTTTTTTGTATCTTTTTTATGTTTTGGGGTTTTAAGCCTTGCTGGTTGGTTCTATAGCGGGGAACAAAATGCTTTTTATGTATTTGGAGAAAAGTTCTCCAATTTTTTCAGAATGTTGTTCATTGGTTCAACGCTTGGTTTTGCCTATCTCTATGTAAAATACGGAATTGACGTGCTTGTTTTTGTGATGCATTGGGGTTATATTGCTGCGGTGATTACCAGTGTACCGCTGTTAGTTTCCCTTATGTTGCTTGGTAAATCGGCTAATTTGGAACTTAAAAAATATCTCTCGGAATCCGGAGCGCGGTATGAAATTTTCAAAGATATCTATCTTTTGTTTTTAACATTACTTCCAAAAAACCTAATTTCTAAAATCTTCGGATATTTCTCTACCTTACGTTTGCCACGATTTATGATGATCCCTATTTTAAAGGCTTTTGCGAAGGCTTATAAAATTAATTTAAGTGAAGCGGAGTTAGAAATTAAAGAATACCCATCCTTAAATCAGTTCTTTACTCGGGCACTTCGGGCTGAAGCAAGGATCATTGACTCGGCGGCTAATGCTGTAGTTTCTCCCACAGATTCCAAAATTACAAGTTTTGGAAATATCAACCAGTCTACTATCATTCAAGCAAAAGGGATCGATTATTCCGTAAAAGAATTGTTAGGTTCCGAGAAGTATTATCCTCACTTTACTAATGGAAAATATATCACTTTCTACTTGTCCCCACAGGACTACCACCGCATCCATAGTCCCTTTGCTGGCCAAATTTTGGGATACTATTATGAACCAGGAAAACTCTTTCCGGTAAATGATTTGGCCGTTCTTAACATTCGGGGGCTTTTTCCGAAAAACGAAAGACTCATCACCTTCTTACAGACAGAATACGGGAAAATTGCCGTGATTAAAGTAGGGGCCTCGAATGTGGGAAAGATCCGGGTAACTTATGATAATAAAATTGTCACAAACAACTGGATCCGTTTTGCCAAGGAACACCACTACAAAGATGTCTCGATCATGATTGATAAAGGGTCAGAGCTCGGTCGTTTCGAAATGGGCTCCACAGTGATTCTTGTTTTTGAAAACGATACCATCGACTTGACAAACATAGCTCTCGGTGACAAAATCCAATACGGAACCACCGTTGGAAATTTTCGTTCCAAAACGACAAAACTACCGGTGAAAGCATAA